From the Natrarchaeobaculum aegyptiacum genome, one window contains:
- a CDS encoding DUF3194 domain-containing protein, translating into MTSDEPADEEVVQTAAEVAEGLVFSRYKQSDVRDLDVTVTFEEGILEVDVYLNAPTLEGDDEDGAGIDPEQVADDAALAAREAVDDLFDE; encoded by the coding sequence ATGACGAGCGACGAACCAGCCGACGAGGAGGTCGTCCAGACCGCAGCCGAGGTCGCCGAAGGACTGGTCTTCTCGCGGTACAAGCAGTCCGACGTCCGCGACCTCGACGTCACCGTCACCTTCGAGGAGGGCATCCTCGAGGTCGACGTCTACCTCAACGCGCCGACACTCGAGGGCGACGACGAGGACGGAGCAGGCATCGACCCTGAGCAGGTCGCCGACGACGCCGCGCTGGCGGCACGCGAAGCGGTCGACGACCTGTTCGATGAGTAA
- a CDS encoding prefoldin subunit beta, which produces MQGNLPPEAQEKIEQLQDLQETAQTVAIQKQEAESRLTEAENALEELEEIDEDTTMYRNVGELLVETEYDEAEDDLEDTVDSLEIRLETLEKQEERVQQQFEGLQDELENLLGGMGGGMGGPAGPGGPGGA; this is translated from the coding sequence ATGCAAGGAAACCTGCCGCCAGAAGCACAGGAGAAAATCGAGCAGCTTCAGGACCTTCAGGAGACCGCCCAGACGGTCGCCATCCAGAAACAGGAGGCCGAATCGCGGCTCACCGAAGCCGAAAACGCCCTCGAGGAACTCGAGGAGATCGACGAGGACACGACGATGTACCGCAACGTCGGCGAACTTCTCGTCGAGACCGAGTACGACGAGGCCGAAGACGACCTCGAGGACACCGTCGACTCCCTCGAGATCCGTCTCGAGACGCTCGAGAAACAGGAAGAGCGCGTCCAGCAGCAGTTCGAAGGCCTGCAGGACGAACTCGAGAACCTCCTCGGTGGCATGGGCGGCGGCATGGGCGGCCCCGCAGGCCCCGGTGGCCCGGGCGGTGCCTGA